In the Loxodonta africana isolate mLoxAfr1 chromosome 1, mLoxAfr1.hap2, whole genome shotgun sequence genome, one interval contains:
- the LOC100664315 gene encoding epididymal secretory glutathione peroxidase, with the protein MNCYKDVKGTIYDYDALTLNGKEHIQFKKYAGKHVLFVNVATYCGLTAQYPGMSVQGVDIYLISSFLKKEM; encoded by the exons ATGAATTGCTACAAAGATGTGAAAGGCACCATCTATGATTATGATGCCCTCACTCTTAATGGAAAGGAACACATCCAGTTCAAGAAGTATGCAGGCAAGCATGTCCTTTTTGTCAACGTGGCCACCTATTGTGGTCTGACAGCTCAATATCCTG GTATGTCCGTCCAGGGGGTGGATATATACCTAATTTCCAGCTTTTTGAAAAAGGAGATGTGA